A genome region from Tolypothrix sp. PCC 7712 includes the following:
- a CDS encoding DUF3493 domain-containing protein, with translation MVEPNPQSRLSPEQYARLKAEMAAPYRGLRKFIYIACGASGMIGVFVFFFRLLAGRDVDSSLPSLLLQVGIVALMVFLWRWEQQKQKRS, from the coding sequence ATGGTAGAACCAAATCCTCAAAGTCGCCTTAGCCCTGAACAATACGCCCGTCTCAAAGCTGAAATGGCAGCGCCTTACCGAGGCTTGCGAAAATTTATCTATATCGCTTGTGGCGCTTCTGGGATGATTGGCGTTTTCGTATTTTTTTTTAGACTGCTTGCTGGGCGGGATGTGGATAGCAGTTTGCCTAGCCTATTACTGCAAGTAGGAATTGTTGCGTTAATGGTATTTCTCTGGCGTTGGGAACAGCAAAAGCAAAAACGCTCTTAA
- a CDS encoding DUF1565 domain-containing protein, whose translation MKYRGFHIIPAKGFRPIFGILLRSNLPLRAGISTVLVVSSGLTILPGVVNADSIRQAGIAPTLTAQTPAAATVIYVNSATGSDTAAGTTQAAALKTITFALTKAQAGTVIQLAPGTYNQQSGETFPLILKPGVTIRGDEATKGQGILIKGGGYYTSKTFARQDITILADNSTTIAGVTVTNPNQRGTGVWVESTNPLITNNTFTESLREGVFVTGTGNPKIESNVFVQNSGNGVSVAKTAQGEIRNNLFQNTGFGLAIGGTSTPLITENQIIENQDGLFISETGKPILRKNFIQNNKRDGVVATVNAAPDLGTNESPGGNLIRNNTRYDVNNATKNQIVAIGNDIDQKRIFGSVNFVAANVGGATAFNDVPTGYWAKAYIEALASQQIIAGFPDGTFKPNDPVTRAQFATIVTKALAPASKRPAISFKDVPSNFWAYAAIQSAYQSQFVSGYPDGTFKPQQQIPRVQALVALASGLGLTADNQNILTFYSDAAQIPNYALNQVAAATARQIVINYPTVKQLNPNRDATRAEVAAFVYQALVNAGRAPAIPSSYLVKVP comes from the coding sequence ATGAAATATCGGGGTTTTCACATTATTCCAGCGAAAGGTTTTCGCCCTATTTTTGGCATTCTTCTCAGATCTAATCTACCATTAAGAGCCGGAATTAGTACTGTTTTAGTAGTTTCCAGTGGTTTAACAATATTACCTGGCGTAGTAAATGCTGATTCCATTCGGCAAGCTGGTATTGCTCCTACTCTGACAGCACAAACTCCAGCAGCTGCAACTGTAATTTATGTAAACTCAGCAACTGGTTCAGATACTGCTGCAGGTACAACACAAGCGGCTGCTTTAAAAACTATTACTTTTGCCCTGACTAAAGCCCAAGCTGGGACAGTCATTCAATTAGCGCCTGGTACTTATAATCAACAAAGTGGAGAAACTTTTCCACTCATCCTTAAACCAGGAGTAACTATACGGGGTGATGAAGCCACCAAAGGTCAGGGAATATTAATTAAAGGTGGAGGTTACTACACCAGTAAAACATTTGCCAGACAGGATATTACAATTCTGGCCGATAATAGCACCACGATCGCAGGTGTCACTGTGACCAACCCCAATCAACGGGGTACAGGTGTATGGGTGGAATCCACTAATCCCCTGATCACAAATAATACTTTTACTGAAAGTCTTAGAGAGGGAGTTTTTGTCACGGGGACAGGAAATCCCAAAATCGAAAGCAATGTTTTCGTGCAGAACTCAGGTAATGGGGTTTCTGTAGCTAAAACTGCCCAAGGCGAAATTCGGAATAACTTGTTTCAGAATACTGGTTTTGGTTTGGCAATTGGTGGAACTTCCACACCTTTAATTACAGAAAACCAAATTATCGAAAACCAAGACGGTCTTTTTATTTCAGAAACGGGTAAACCTATACTACGTAAGAATTTCATTCAGAACAATAAGCGGGATGGTGTTGTAGCAACTGTTAATGCTGCACCAGACTTGGGTACAAATGAAAGTCCTGGTGGTAATCTCATCCGCAATAACACCCGTTATGACGTAAATAATGCCACCAAAAATCAGATTGTCGCTATTGGCAATGATATCGATCAAAAGCGCATCTTTGGTTCTGTAAATTTTGTAGCAGCAAACGTTGGCGGTGCTACTGCCTTTAATGATGTACCAACAGGTTACTGGGCAAAGGCCTATATAGAAGCTCTAGCCTCGCAACAAATTATTGCTGGCTTTCCTGATGGCACCTTTAAACCCAACGATCCGGTAACACGCGCTCAATTCGCTACTATTGTCACCAAAGCTTTGGCACCAGCATCTAAACGCCCAGCGATTAGTTTTAAGGATGTCCCAAGTAATTTTTGGGCTTATGCTGCTATCCAATCTGCTTACCAAAGCCAATTTGTCTCTGGATATCCTGATGGTACATTTAAACCACAGCAGCAAATTCCCCGAGTGCAAGCTTTAGTTGCTTTAGCTAGTGGTCTTGGGTTAACTGCGGATAATCAAAATATCCTGACTTTTTATAGTGATGCGGCTCAGATTCCCAATTATGCGCTGAATCAAGTTGCTGCTGCTACTGCACGGCAAATAGTGATCAACTATCCCACAGTCAAGCAACTTAATCCTAATCGTGACGCTACTAGGGCAGAAGTTGCTGCTTTTGTGTACCAAGCACTAGTTAATGCTGGACGTGCCCCAGCGATCCCCTCTTCTTATTTGGTCAAGGTTCCATAG
- a CDS encoding alpha/beta hydrolase: MRYHFLSLVQILLLTVATPAWAAEQVVLNYKVFRESLSVEEISRFAQTGELSSSLNINFALARQNPKAVRQYLTQPVKVNPVFLDRVLNTPIGNVILDQISQVIHTPSQKADRQALRAALVLSARQDSQITLIEILKNYPTSEVEVDGDRLETAYRQLRRLQTNIENLMGV; encoded by the coding sequence ATGCGGTATCACTTTCTGAGTTTAGTGCAGATTTTGCTGTTGACAGTTGCTACTCCTGCCTGGGCAGCAGAACAAGTAGTGTTGAACTACAAAGTTTTTCGGGAATCACTTTCAGTAGAGGAAATTTCGAGATTTGCCCAAACAGGCGAACTTTCTAGTTCCCTCAACATAAATTTTGCTTTGGCGCGGCAAAACCCCAAAGCAGTACGTCAGTATTTAACGCAACCAGTGAAAGTAAACCCAGTGTTTTTAGATAGGGTTTTAAATACGCCCATTGGTAACGTGATTTTGGATCAAATTAGTCAAGTAATTCATACACCGTCCCAAAAGGCAGACAGGCAAGCTTTACGTGCTGCTTTAGTGCTTTCTGCTAGGCAAGATAGCCAGATAACGCTAATCGAAATTTTAAAAAATTATCCTACATCAGAAGTGGAAGTTGACGGGGATCGGTTGGAAACTGCCTACCGCCAACTCCGGCGCTTGCAGACGAACATAGAAAATCTGATGGGCGTTTAG
- a CDS encoding low-complexity tail membrane protein — MASFRSEPILWLHVAGLATLPIFLFLCLVFLSVGEPVLPVWMELCLVAAIGVLPLLWMQFRRPFYIFAILGVALKPENLTEQQRKILCLINTNLNRVLSVLAAILLVGVLWQMYQAAPLVANIASFLPQWRSVGLLLAALAFFASNLFLQIPVSVARILVTNDTEFAAIEPLPLDKIQQDYTIVGVRVNQILPRLFKSVLGMNTNTQQNLEQNTDED; from the coding sequence ATGGCCTCATTTCGCTCTGAACCTATCTTGTGGCTTCATGTCGCTGGTTTGGCGACGCTGCCAATTTTTTTGTTTTTGTGCCTAGTGTTTCTATCCGTAGGCGAGCCAGTCTTGCCTGTCTGGATGGAGCTATGTTTAGTGGCGGCGATTGGTGTATTACCACTACTGTGGATGCAATTTCGTCGCCCATTTTACATATTTGCGATTTTGGGCGTTGCTCTCAAACCAGAGAATCTGACTGAGCAGCAACGCAAAATTCTTTGTTTAATTAATACTAATTTAAATCGCGTGCTGTCCGTTTTAGCAGCAATATTATTAGTAGGGGTGCTGTGGCAAATGTACCAAGCTGCGCCACTGGTAGCCAACATTGCCAGTTTTCTACCCCAATGGCGCAGCGTCGGATTGCTGCTAGCTGCTTTAGCTTTTTTTGCCAGCAATCTGTTTTTGCAAATTCCCGTGAGTGTAGCCAGAATTTTGGTGACTAATGACACAGAATTTGCAGCCATAGAACCATTACCTTTAGATAAGATTCAGCAGGATTACACAATTGTAGGGGTGCGGGTGAATCAAATATTGCCCCGGTTATTTAAATCCGTGTTAGGTATGAATACAAACACCCAGCAGAACCTAGAGCAAAACACCGATGAAGATTAG
- the infB gene encoding translation initiation factor IF-2 → MNNGKVRIYELSKELNLDNKELLAICDQLNIAVKSHSSTISDSEAERIRSAAEKFAATNGTPKKDTGLNTHQANGPQAGSRNRPAPPPHKQQILEIRKPKILRNPNSNAPEASVTTNTPSALSEANPPSPPKPFATPVSPMQPTAPTRPVPRNQSETPQQPAVKNADTTPNAQPKEKIVGEKPEKPVSAKPRPEKPQKPQLVAPPARPVSEAPETEPLSQADKPILKRERPKRGEEEREQIKPRAAKPGTDPTAQPTPQKQARATPGPVKPEQRGNRAPGGAPFADSQRPSRPVRPSESVAAMPIATPPRPMQGGAGKAAATTTLDEAIPADILDLKRPTPPRPSKGGKKWQEEEIIDEIKEKSGKAGVKGKRVKPLLDDDFEEDDLLDEEGLEIPATIQVSLSIARPPKPKATRPTQQPAIAVASPTTRGKKSAATNRDQNRRQEVETKRERPEKLVVTGPMTVQELADALAIADTEIVKILFLKGMAVSITQNLDVPTITLICNDLEVAVETAEPEAEARKVTEMLDLADMENLHRRPPVVTIMGHVDHGKTTLLDSIRKTKVAAGEAGGITQHIGAYHVDIEHEGKPQQIVFLDTPGHEAFTAMRARGARVTDIAVLVVAADDGVRPQTIEAISHAQAAGVPIVVAINKIDKEGAQPERVKQELTNYGLTAEDWGGETIMVPVSAIKGENLDTLLEMILLVAEVAELSANPDRAAKGTVIEAHLDKAKGAVATLLIQNGTLHVGDMLVAGSAFGKVRAMVDDRGRRVDIASPSFAVEVLGLSDVPAAGDDFEAFENEKEARALASDRADKQRQSRLLQGRVTLTTLSAQAQEGELKELNLILKADVQGSVEAIVGSLRQIPQNEVQIRMLLATAGEITETDIDLAAASNAVIIGFNTTYASGARQAADEAGVDVREYNIIYKLLEDIQGALEGLLEPELVEEPLGQTEVRAVFPVGRGAVAGCYVQSGKLVRNCKVRVRRGNKVIYEGVLDSLKRMKEDAREVNAGYECGIGIDKFHDWAEGDIIEAYQMVTKRRTLTMTK, encoded by the coding sequence ATGAACAACGGCAAAGTTAGAATCTATGAATTATCAAAGGAATTAAATTTGGATAACAAAGAGCTATTAGCAATATGCGACCAGCTCAATATCGCGGTCAAAAGCCATAGCAGTACAATTTCAGATTCGGAGGCAGAACGCATCCGTTCCGCTGCAGAAAAATTCGCAGCAACGAATGGAACGCCTAAAAAAGACACAGGCCTCAACACACATCAAGCAAATGGGCCACAAGCTGGCTCTCGCAATCGACCTGCACCACCACCTCACAAACAACAAATTTTGGAAATTCGTAAACCCAAAATATTGAGAAATCCTAACTCTAACGCCCCAGAGGCATCAGTTACTACTAATACCCCATCTGCTTTGTCTGAAGCTAATCCTCCTTCACCTCCAAAGCCCTTCGCTACACCAGTCTCACCCATGCAGCCGACGGCACCAACTCGACCCGTACCCCGGAATCAATCTGAGACCCCACAGCAACCAGCTGTTAAAAATGCGGATACAACGCCTAATGCCCAACCGAAAGAAAAAATAGTTGGGGAAAAGCCAGAAAAACCAGTTTCAGCTAAACCGAGGCCAGAGAAACCGCAAAAACCTCAACTAGTTGCGCCACCAGCCAGACCAGTATCTGAAGCACCAGAGACCGAGCCTCTGAGTCAGGCAGACAAACCAATTCTCAAACGCGAACGCCCCAAACGCGGCGAAGAAGAACGCGAGCAAATTAAGCCCAGGGCGGCCAAACCAGGCACAGATCCAACAGCACAGCCTACACCACAAAAACAGGCTCGTGCTACACCCGGCCCAGTTAAACCGGAACAAAGAGGAAATCGTGCTCCTGGTGGAGCACCATTCGCCGATTCTCAAAGACCCAGCAGACCAGTTCGTCCCAGCGAATCTGTAGCAGCAATGCCTATTGCTACGCCACCCAGACCCATGCAAGGCGGAGCAGGGAAAGCAGCAGCAACAACAACACTGGATGAAGCGATTCCTGCTGATATCCTTGATTTGAAACGTCCCACACCACCTCGTCCATCCAAAGGTGGTAAAAAGTGGCAAGAAGAAGAAATAATTGATGAAATCAAAGAAAAGTCTGGCAAGGCTGGTGTTAAAGGTAAGCGAGTCAAGCCACTTTTAGATGATGATTTTGAGGAAGACGATTTACTGGATGAAGAAGGTCTGGAAATTCCAGCTACAATCCAGGTCAGCCTTTCCATCGCTCGTCCTCCCAAACCAAAAGCTACGCGACCAACACAACAACCTGCAATAGCTGTTGCTAGCCCTACCACTAGAGGGAAAAAGTCTGCTGCTACCAATCGCGACCAAAATCGTCGTCAAGAAGTAGAGACTAAGCGGGAACGTCCAGAAAAATTGGTGGTAACTGGGCCAATGACAGTGCAGGAACTGGCTGACGCTTTAGCGATCGCGGATACAGAGATTGTGAAAATCCTGTTCCTCAAAGGTATGGCAGTGAGCATCACCCAAAATCTGGATGTGCCAACTATTACCTTAATTTGTAACGATTTAGAAGTAGCAGTTGAAACCGCCGAACCAGAAGCAGAAGCCCGCAAAGTCACAGAAATGCTGGATCTGGCAGACATGGAAAATCTCCATCGCCGTCCACCAGTGGTGACCATTATGGGTCACGTAGACCACGGGAAAACCACCTTGCTGGACTCGATCCGCAAAACCAAAGTGGCCGCTGGCGAAGCTGGGGGGATCACTCAGCATATTGGCGCATACCATGTGGATATCGAACATGAAGGTAAGCCACAGCAAATCGTCTTCCTCGATACCCCTGGTCACGAAGCATTCACCGCTATGCGGGCCAGAGGAGCAAGAGTCACAGATATTGCCGTTTTGGTAGTAGCTGCTGACGATGGTGTACGTCCGCAAACCATTGAAGCCATCAGCCACGCTCAGGCTGCGGGAGTGCCCATTGTTGTAGCCATTAACAAGATTGACAAAGAAGGCGCACAACCAGAGCGGGTAAAACAAGAACTTACCAACTACGGTCTGACAGCAGAAGACTGGGGTGGTGAAACAATTATGGTTCCCGTGAGTGCGATCAAGGGAGAGAACCTCGATACACTTCTGGAGATGATTCTGCTAGTTGCAGAAGTTGCCGAACTATCTGCTAACCCAGACCGAGCTGCGAAAGGAACTGTCATTGAAGCACATTTGGATAAAGCCAAGGGCGCAGTTGCTACCTTGCTGATTCAAAATGGCACCCTGCATGTCGGCGATATGTTAGTCGCTGGCTCCGCATTTGGTAAAGTGCGGGCAATGGTCGATGACAGAGGTAGAAGAGTAGACATTGCTAGCCCTTCCTTTGCTGTCGAAGTCTTAGGGTTGAGCGATGTACCAGCCGCAGGTGATGACTTCGAGGCTTTCGAGAACGAAAAAGAAGCACGCGCCCTAGCCAGCGATCGCGCCGACAAACAACGTCAATCCCGACTCTTACAGGGACGCGTTACCCTCACAACCCTGTCAGCTCAAGCACAAGAAGGCGAGTTGAAAGAACTCAACTTGATCCTGAAAGCAGACGTACAAGGTTCCGTGGAAGCGATTGTGGGATCGCTCAGACAAATCCCGCAAAACGAAGTTCAAATCCGGATGCTGTTAGCAACTGCTGGCGAAATCACCGAAACAGATATCGACTTAGCTGCTGCTAGTAACGCCGTCATTATTGGCTTCAACACCACCTACGCTAGTGGAGCCAGACAAGCTGCTGATGAAGCTGGTGTAGATGTGCGGGAATACAACATCATCTACAAACTCCTCGAAGATATTCAAGGAGCCTTGGAAGGTCTGTTGGAACCAGAATTGGTGGAAGAACCCCTGGGTCAAACCGAAGTCCGTGCTGTCTTCCCAGTTGGTCGCGGTGCGGTTGCTGGTTGTTATGTACAATCTGGCAAACTAGTCCGTAACTGCAAAGTGCGGGTACGTCGTGGCAATAAGGTAATTTACGAAGGCGTTCTGGACTCCCTAAAACGGATGAAAGAAGATGCGCGCGAAGTCAATGCCGGTTATGAATGCGGTATTGGCATAGATAAATTCCACGATTGGGCTGAAGGTGACATCATCGAAGCTTATCAAATGGTAACTAAGCGTCGCACCCTGACAATGACAAAGTAG
- a CDS encoding YlxR family protein, with product MKPNYRRCVSCRQVGLKEEFWRIVRVFPSGKVQLDEGMGRSAYICPQTSCLQAAQKKNRLGRSLHATVPETLYQTLWQRLANSNTQNQILI from the coding sequence ATGAAACCGAATTATCGGCGTTGTGTGAGTTGCCGCCAAGTAGGCTTAAAAGAAGAGTTTTGGCGGATTGTCCGCGTCTTTCCATCGGGAAAGGTACAATTAGATGAGGGCATGGGGCGTTCTGCTTACATCTGTCCACAGACGAGCTGCTTGCAAGCCGCTCAGAAAAAAAATCGACTAGGGCGATCGCTACATGCAACAGTGCCAGAAACACTGTATCAAACATTGTGGCAGCGTCTAGCCAATAGCAATACCCAAAATCAAATTTTAATTTAA
- the nusA gene encoding transcription termination factor NusA — protein sequence MSMVTLPGLKDLIESISRERNLPRLAVQSAIREALLKGYERYRRAQNLERKQFDEDYFENFEVELDIEEEGFRVLSTKTIVEEVSNSDHQISLDEVQQVAPEAQLGDSVVLDVTPDQGEFGRMAAMQTKQVLAQKLRDQQRQMVQEEFQDLESTVLQARVLRFERQSVILAVSSGFGQPEVEAELPKREQLPNDNYRANATFKVYLKKVSQGQQRGPQLLVSRADAGLVVYLFANEVPEIEDEVVRIVAVAREANPPSRYVGPRTKIAVDTLDRDVDPVGACIGARGSRIQVVVNELRGEKIDVIRWSPDPATYIANALSPARVDEVRLMDPETRQTHVLVAEDQLSLAIGKEGQNVRLAARLTGWKIDIKDKAKYDQAAEDAKFAAARAKYQAEQEEEDEYEYEDEDESDLPELEDSNQEDLELDDDSFDHNDDE from the coding sequence ATGTCAATGGTTACTTTACCTGGATTAAAAGATTTAATTGAAAGTATAAGTCGTGAGCGTAATTTACCTCGGTTGGCTGTGCAATCAGCAATTAGAGAAGCTCTGCTCAAAGGTTATGAACGCTATCGTCGTGCCCAAAATTTGGAGCGCAAACAATTTGATGAAGATTATTTTGAGAATTTTGAAGTAGAACTCGATATTGAAGAAGAAGGTTTCCGGGTACTTTCAACTAAAACAATTGTCGAAGAAGTTAGTAACTCTGACCACCAAATCTCTCTAGATGAAGTACAACAAGTAGCGCCTGAAGCTCAGTTGGGAGATTCTGTAGTCCTTGATGTTACCCCAGACCAAGGGGAATTTGGCAGGATGGCGGCGATGCAAACTAAGCAAGTACTCGCTCAAAAACTGCGGGATCAACAGCGCCAGATGGTACAAGAAGAGTTTCAAGACTTAGAAAGTACGGTGCTGCAAGCAAGAGTTTTGCGGTTTGAGCGACAATCAGTAATTTTGGCTGTTAGTAGTGGTTTTGGTCAACCAGAAGTAGAGGCGGAATTACCAAAACGAGAACAGCTACCTAATGATAACTATCGAGCTAATGCCACCTTTAAGGTATATCTCAAAAAGGTTTCTCAAGGTCAGCAACGTGGCCCGCAATTATTAGTTTCTCGCGCTGATGCAGGCTTAGTAGTATATTTATTCGCCAATGAAGTACCAGAAATAGAAGATGAAGTGGTGCGAATTGTCGCGGTAGCACGAGAAGCCAATCCTCCTTCTCGTTATGTCGGCCCCCGGACTAAAATTGCCGTAGATACTCTCGACCGTGATGTAGACCCAGTTGGCGCTTGTATTGGCGCACGGGGATCGCGGATTCAAGTGGTAGTGAATGAATTACGTGGTGAAAAAATTGACGTGATTCGCTGGTCTCCAGACCCCGCAACATACATTGCTAATGCTCTTAGCCCCGCACGAGTAGATGAAGTCCGCCTCATGGATCCAGAAACGCGGCAAACTCATGTGCTAGTGGCGGAAGATCAGCTGAGTTTGGCTATTGGTAAAGAAGGACAAAATGTCCGTTTAGCAGCCCGTTTGACAGGATGGAAAATTGATATTAAAGATAAAGCTAAATATGATCAAGCTGCAGAAGATGCTAAATTTGCTGCTGCTCGTGCTAAATACCAAGCAGAGCAAGAGGAAGAAGATGAATATGAATATGAAGATGAGGATGAATCCGATCTACCAGAACTAGAAGATAGCAATCAAGAAGACTTAGAATTAGATGATGACTCTTTTGACCATAACGATGACGAGTAG
- the rimP gene encoding ribosome maturation factor RimP, which produces MAHPLVPQIIDLATPVAEELGLEVVSVVFHTNQRPPVLRVDIRNPQQDTGLDDCERMSRALEASLDAAEIIPDAYVLEISSPGISRQLVTDREFISFKGFPIIVSTSPPYEGQQEWTGQLIRRDEQTIFLNQKGRVVEVPRALITKVQLDERR; this is translated from the coding sequence ATGGCTCATCCTTTAGTCCCACAAATTATTGATTTGGCAACACCAGTGGCAGAAGAACTGGGATTGGAAGTTGTTAGTGTGGTTTTTCACACTAACCAACGTCCACCAGTGTTGCGGGTAGACATTCGCAATCCTCAGCAGGATACTGGTTTAGATGATTGCGAGCGGATGAGTCGAGCTTTAGAAGCTTCTTTAGATGCGGCGGAGATTATTCCAGATGCTTATGTCTTGGAAATATCTAGTCCCGGTATATCGCGACAACTGGTGACAGACAGGGAGTTTATTTCTTTTAAAGGATTTCCTATCATCGTTTCCACTTCTCCACCCTACGAAGGACAGCAAGAGTGGACAGGTCAGTTGATTCGCCGGGATGAGCAAACGATTTTTTTAAACCAAAAAGGTCGTGTAGTCGAAGTTCCCCGTGCCTTAATTACTAAGGTGCAGCTGGATGAGCGCCGATAA
- a CDS encoding peptidoglycan-binding domain-containing protein: MWCGFGKSSVTIVTACLVTASVVSASTSFAARQRNYTPQQFRAVLHGLGYKITVNNAALTDNEAKQAISEFQKGYKLGVDGIAGPKTQDWAAQIIQILQANLNAVVKPKTPLPRDQFYGPQTEAAVKEAQKKFQLQETGIADLAFRQKLNTEAKNAIGKPTAKPTAKPTASPTPTSTPTSTPTSTPTSTPTSTPTSTPTSTPTSTPTSTPTSTPTPTSTATPQ; encoded by the coding sequence ATGTGGTGTGGCTTTGGAAAATCAAGCGTTACCATTGTTACTGCTTGCCTAGTTACAGCAAGTGTAGTGTCTGCAAGCACTTCTTTTGCTGCGCGTCAGCGTAACTATACACCGCAGCAATTTCGTGCGGTGCTTCATGGTTTAGGCTATAAAATCACCGTCAATAATGCAGCCTTAACGGATAATGAAGCAAAACAAGCAATCAGTGAATTTCAAAAGGGCTACAAATTAGGCGTAGATGGGATAGCAGGCCCAAAAACTCAAGATTGGGCTGCACAGATAATACAAATTTTGCAAGCCAATTTAAATGCAGTAGTTAAACCCAAAACCCCCCTACCCCGGGATCAATTTTATGGGCCTCAGACAGAAGCTGCTGTTAAAGAAGCTCAGAAAAAATTTCAGCTACAAGAAACGGGAATTGCTGATTTAGCCTTCCGCCAAAAGCTGAATACAGAAGCTAAAAATGCTATTGGTAAACCAACAGCAAAACCGACAGCAAAACCAACAGCATCACCTACACCTACATCTACGCCTACATCGACACCTACATCTACGCCTACATCGACACCTACATCTACACCTACATCTACGCCTACATCGACACCTACATCTACGCCTACATCGACACCTACATCTACTCCGACACCAACTTCTACAGCAACACCTCAATAG
- a CDS encoding SDH family Clp fold serine proteinase: MAFGIGDLFWIFLLLSSLQPIWQKRQIEYRRLRALQEFEQGRNSRVILLIHRQESISLLGIPLSRYITIEDSEQILRAIRLTPPEVPIDLILHTPGGLVLATEQIARALIRHPSKVTVFVPHYAMSGGTMLALAADEIVMDANAVLGPVDPQLGNFPAASILKVVKDKPISEIDDQTLIMADLSGKAIQQVQRFVRTLLKDSIPKQKVSPENIEPIIEALTTGRVTHDYPITVEEATEMGLPVTVGLPHSIYELMDLYPQPQGGRPTVQYIPMPYDDRRPMLPTPKGRPLEEPTQTK, translated from the coding sequence ATGGCATTTGGAATTGGCGATTTATTCTGGATTTTCCTGCTCCTCTCTTCCCTACAACCCATCTGGCAAAAGCGTCAAATAGAATATCGTCGTTTGCGCGCTTTACAAGAATTTGAGCAAGGACGTAACAGCCGGGTGATTTTATTAATTCACCGTCAAGAGTCTATCAGCTTACTGGGCATACCCTTATCACGCTACATCACCATTGAAGACTCAGAACAAATACTGCGCGCAATTCGCCTCACTCCCCCAGAAGTTCCCATCGATTTAATCTTGCATACTCCCGGCGGTTTAGTTTTAGCTACCGAACAAATCGCTAGAGCATTAATTCGCCACCCGTCAAAAGTTACCGTGTTTGTACCCCACTATGCCATGAGTGGCGGCACAATGCTGGCGCTGGCTGCTGATGAAATTGTTATGGATGCAAATGCTGTCTTAGGGCCAGTCGATCCCCAATTAGGTAATTTCCCCGCAGCAAGTATCTTGAAGGTGGTGAAAGATAAACCCATCAGCGAAATTGATGACCAAACATTAATCATGGCAGACTTGTCAGGTAAAGCCATTCAACAGGTACAGCGCTTTGTGAGGACTTTACTCAAAGACAGTATTCCTAAACAAAAAGTCAGCCCAGAAAATATTGAACCAATTATTGAAGCTTTAACAACGGGACGTGTCACTCACGACTATCCTATTACCGTAGAGGAAGCAACAGAAATGGGGCTACCCGTTACAGTTGGATTGCCCCATTCTATTTATGAACTCATGGATCTGTATCCTCAACCACAAGGAGGTAGACCCACAGTTCAGTATATTCCCATGCCTTACGATGACCGTCGGCCAATGTTACCGACACCCAAAGGCAGACCTTTAGAAGAACCAACTCAGACAAAATAA
- a CDS encoding type II toxin-antitoxin system RelE family toxin encodes MWKVEYTKKFLKELADLPQDVQARIEPIVFQELESENPFDLGYLQKMKGYDDKYKIRVGDYRIGISIDKETQTLICQRVAHRKDIYRTFP; translated from the coding sequence ATGTGGAAAGTTGAATATACTAAAAAGTTCTTAAAAGAATTAGCAGATTTACCACAAGATGTGCAAGCTCGCATTGAACCAATCGTCTTTCAAGAACTAGAATCAGAAAACCCCTTTGATTTAGGCTATTTGCAAAAAATGAAAGGCTACGATGATAAATATAAAATTCGTGTCGGTGATTACAGAATAGGTATTAGTATTGACAAAGAGACACAAACTTTAATTTGTCAAAGAGTCGCACATCGTAAAGATATTTATAGGACTTTTCCTTGA